A portion of the Pseudoxanthomonas sp. JBR18 genome contains these proteins:
- a CDS encoding AraC family transcriptional regulator: MTPSPRRAHSLAAAAPMPRLPPVMTMTPMDVLLFRCGAPRYWADAGMACPILAETCPILLSDLRALRRCGLIRSMTSQLNELRRLASTAQNRQTETGIPRVAMVQGKIPEQALSAVYEPMINLILRGGKSMTVGESTLHYDPATYFVMTVDLPAVGAVHAASDGSPYLAVALTLDAGILGRLLDDLPDSVPTGVASRPTAAFSVATVTPELMDAWVRMLGLMERPADIAALAPVYEREILYRVLQGPHGQLLRDIATPDSALARVRKAIQWIREHYSAPLRIGALARLAAMSESAFHRHFKAATALSPLQYQKQLRLMQARHLLTARGASVTAAAMEVGYESATQFSREYARAFGLPPSQDASRLLAAFRAPSA; the protein is encoded by the coding sequence ATGACGCCAAGCCCACGCCGGGCGCACTCCCTTGCGGCGGCGGCCCCGATGCCCCGGCTCCCGCCGGTGATGACGATGACACCCATGGATGTGCTCCTGTTTCGATGTGGAGCACCACGGTATTGGGCCGATGCCGGCATGGCCTGCCCGATCTTGGCGGAAACCTGCCCAATCCTGCTTTCCGACTTGCGTGCCCTCAGGCGCTGCGGTCTCATCCGCTCCATGACATCGCAGCTCAACGAACTCAGGAGGTTGGCTTCGACTGCCCAGAACAGGCAAACGGAGACGGGCATTCCGCGGGTGGCGATGGTGCAGGGAAAGATTCCCGAGCAGGCGCTCTCTGCAGTTTATGAGCCCATGATCAACCTGATCCTGCGCGGCGGGAAGTCCATGACCGTCGGTGAGAGCACCCTCCATTACGACCCGGCCACCTACTTCGTCATGACGGTGGATCTTCCGGCCGTTGGCGCGGTCCATGCAGCATCGGACGGCAGTCCCTATCTGGCCGTGGCACTGACCCTGGATGCAGGCATCCTCGGCCGCCTGCTGGACGACCTGCCCGATTCTGTTCCCACCGGCGTGGCCTCGCGACCCACCGCCGCATTCTCGGTGGCCACCGTCACGCCCGAACTGATGGATGCCTGGGTGCGCATGCTGGGTTTGATGGAACGCCCGGCTGACATCGCGGCCCTGGCACCGGTCTATGAACGCGAGATTCTCTACCGCGTGCTCCAGGGGCCGCATGGACAACTCCTGCGTGATATCGCCACGCCGGACTCGGCTCTTGCGCGCGTCCGCAAGGCCATCCAGTGGATCCGCGAACACTACAGCGCGCCCTTGCGCATCGGCGCCCTCGCCCGCCTGGCCGCGATGAGCGAGTCGGCCTTCCATCGCCACTTCAAGGCGGCAACGGCGCTCAGCCCACTGCAGTACCAGAAGCAACTGCGCCTGATGCAGGCACGCCACCTGCTCACGGCCCGGGGCGCCAGCGTGACTGCCGCGGCGATGGAAGTCGGCTATGAGAGCGCCACCCAGTTCAGCCGTGAATACGCCAGAGCCTTCGGCCTGCCGCCCTCCCAGGATGCCTCACGCCTGCTGGCGGCGTTCCGCGCCCCGTCTGCTTGA
- a CDS encoding SDR family oxidoreductase: MGVIVITGGSRGIGAAAARECARRGLGVILTYHRNPQAAQDVVAQITDQGGCARALPLDVADVASFGAFGHAVELQLDRVWQTDTLSGLVNNGGYGLFNPMETVTEQQFDGLFNVHLRGPFFLTQQLLPLLGRDASIVNLTSATARVATAGVAPYAAFKGGLEVLTRYMAKEFGERGIRANAVAPGPIRTELGGGLDEEYEALLSSQTALGRIGEPEEVARVIATLLSADGAWINAQTIEVGGGYFV; encoded by the coding sequence ATGGGTGTCATCGTCATCACCGGCGGGAGCCGGGGCATCGGGGCCGCCGCCGCAAGGGAGTGCGCCCGGCGTGGGCTTGGCGTCATCCTGACCTATCACCGCAATCCCCAGGCCGCGCAGGACGTGGTCGCACAGATCACCGACCAGGGCGGGTGCGCCCGCGCATTGCCGCTGGATGTGGCGGACGTGGCGAGCTTTGGCGCGTTTGGCCACGCTGTCGAGCTGCAACTGGACAGGGTCTGGCAGACCGACACGCTTTCTGGCCTGGTCAACAATGGCGGATATGGTCTGTTCAATCCGATGGAGACCGTGACCGAGCAGCAGTTCGATGGACTGTTCAATGTCCATCTCAGGGGGCCCTTCTTCCTGACCCAGCAGCTGCTGCCGCTCCTTGGCCGCGACGCTTCGATCGTCAACCTGACCAGTGCCACCGCGCGCGTGGCCACCGCGGGCGTGGCGCCCTATGCCGCGTTCAAGGGCGGGCTCGAAGTGCTGACGCGGTACATGGCCAAGGAATTCGGCGAGCGCGGGATTCGTGCCAACGCGGTTGCGCCGGGACCGATCCGCACCGAACTGGGGGGCGGCCTCGACGAGGAATACGAGGCGCTGTTGTCCTCGCAGACGGCTTTGGGGCGCATCGGTGAGCCCGAGGAAGTCGCACGGGTGATTGCCACGCTCCTGTCGGCCGATGGCGCGTGGATCAACGCACAGACCATCGAAGTCGGTGGCGGCTACTTCGTCTGA
- a CDS encoding VOC family protein gives MLDHLFLTVADLRRAIVFYEAALKPLGIVNRLDYDGRDGPPGHPDLKGFGANGRMFFWLRQGPSCGAAAHVGFVAQSRERVDAAYRAAMLAGATEIHPPGVQLHHDPRYYAAQVRDPDGYSLEFVYKRWQHED, from the coding sequence ATGCTCGACCATCTATTCCTGACCGTCGCCGATCTACGGCGCGCCATCGTGTTCTACGAGGCCGCGTTGAAGCCGCTTGGGATCGTCAATCGCCTGGATTACGACGGCCGGGACGGGCCGCCTGGCCACCCTGATCTCAAGGGCTTTGGCGCCAACGGCAGGATGTTTTTCTGGCTGCGGCAGGGACCATCCTGCGGTGCCGCGGCGCATGTGGGCTTCGTTGCCCAATCCCGGGAGAGGGTAGACGCGGCCTATCGCGCCGCGATGCTGGCCGGCGCAACCGAGATTCATCCCCCCGGCGTACAGCTGCACCACGACCCCCGCTACTACGCCGCGCAGGTCAGGGACCCGGACGGCTACAGCCTGGAGTTTGTCTACAAGCGTTGGCAGCACGAGGACTGA
- a CDS encoding nuclear transport factor 2 family protein, producing the protein MTAKQPLQSTANRFIAATNAFDAPAVLALFAPDAVIDDPSTGHTFVGHPSIRDYVERYFVGYNTATRLLSLTQSGKNQAAVRVDFKGDFGHEIGLLVITLGAGGLITRIDADLE; encoded by the coding sequence ATGACAGCAAAGCAGCCATTGCAATCGACTGCGAACCGCTTCATCGCGGCGACCAACGCCTTCGACGCGCCGGCCGTGCTGGCGCTGTTCGCGCCCGACGCGGTGATCGACGACCCCTCCACCGGTCACACCTTCGTCGGTCACCCCAGCATCCGCGATTACGTGGAGCGCTACTTCGTGGGCTACAACACAGCCACCCGTCTGTTGTCGTTGACGCAGTCGGGCAAGAACCAGGCCGCGGTCCGGGTGGATTTCAAAGGGGACTTTGGCCACGAGATCGGTCTGTTGGTCATCACGCTCGGCGCGGGTGGGTTGATCACCCGCATCGATGCGGATCTGGAGTGA
- a CDS encoding VOC family protein, with translation MTIIDHIEFAVSDATRSRRFYEAALAPLGFVCIITVGPEKSRTGGFRHGFGKGGYPSLWIHERATVAPGTHIALASKSRLVVDAFHRAAVGAGGIDNGPPGVREHYHLRYYAAYVLDPDGINVEVVCQR, from the coding sequence GTGACGATCATCGACCACATCGAGTTCGCTGTCAGCGACGCGACACGTTCGCGCCGCTTCTATGAGGCTGCGCTGGCGCCGCTGGGCTTTGTTTGCATCATCACAGTTGGGCCGGAGAAAAGCAGAACCGGAGGTTTCCGGCACGGCTTTGGCAAAGGGGGCTATCCGAGCCTCTGGATCCACGAGAGAGCGACGGTTGCCCCAGGGACGCATATCGCCCTTGCCTCCAAGAGCCGCCTGGTGGTGGATGCCTTTCACAGGGCGGCGGTGGGAGCCGGTGGCATCGACAACGGCCCGCCCGGCGTGCGCGAGCACTATCACCTGCGCTATTACGCGGCCTATGTGCTGGATCCGGACGGCATCAATGTCGAGGTGGTATGCCAGCGCTAG
- a CDS encoding anthrone oxygenase family protein, whose protein sequence is MSPRVRIMQTFLWASTLAWGIGLGAKLFDLLVVAGAWGAAPPASFALLPYGPRYPVSPGDFFQPLSALMALTVVGALVAGWRQSRPLRRWLLVGVSAFVLIWAITPTIFWPMINAQYAIATGKATASAAEAAALTARWIAWDGFRIALIAIGFLASLRTLTLATQGLIHTQVRP, encoded by the coding sequence ATGTCCCCGCGCGTCCGCATCATGCAAACCTTCCTGTGGGCCTCCACGCTCGCCTGGGGGATCGGGCTGGGGGCGAAGCTCTTCGACCTGCTGGTCGTTGCTGGCGCCTGGGGGGCCGCCCCGCCCGCGTCGTTCGCGCTACTGCCCTATGGCCCCAGGTATCCGGTCAGTCCAGGCGACTTTTTCCAGCCACTGTCGGCCTTGATGGCGCTCACCGTGGTCGGTGCACTGGTCGCTGGGTGGCGCCAGTCACGGCCACTTCGTCGCTGGTTGCTGGTGGGCGTATCCGCCTTCGTCCTGATCTGGGCGATCACGCCCACGATCTTCTGGCCGATGATCAATGCTCAGTACGCCATCGCGACGGGAAAGGCGACCGCCAGCGCCGCGGAGGCAGCCGCGCTGACTGCACGCTGGATCGCGTGGGACGGGTTTCGCATCGCGCTCATCGCCATCGGATTTCTCGCGTCCCTCCGGACCTTGACGCTCGCCACGCAAGGCCTGATTCATACGCAAGTTCGGCCCTGA
- a CDS encoding CsbD family protein, translating to MDKNRTEGAKNQVKGTAKEVAGKVTGNTGKEVEGKVQKGVGKAQSAVGKSRDEARTHR from the coding sequence ATGGACAAGAATCGGACCGAGGGTGCCAAGAATCAGGTCAAGGGCACCGCCAAGGAAGTGGCCGGCAAGGTCACCGGCAATACCGGGAAGGAAGTCGAGGGCAAGGTGCAGAAGGGCGTAGGCAAGGCCCAGAGCGCAGTGGGCAAGAGTCGCGACGAGGCCAGGACCCATCGCTGA